A single Trypanosoma brucei gambiense DAL972 chromosome 9, complete sequence DNA region contains:
- a CDS encoding ADP-ribosylation factor, putative, with protein MGQLISGLWSVFNPNRHYKLLILGLNNAGKTSILYHLQLGHSIATQPTLGGNVEQLSISHGSNNNKIEVSCWDLGGQEQLRDSWRLYYDQTDAVIFVVDAADPSRFPAARSVLHKILANEPQLRQAVLLVLANKQDMEGAVSPADLIESLGLAAVNDRTWTLMGCSASKGDSLREAMSWIAQRIGDRRPASSA; from the coding sequence ATGGGACAACTTATTAGTGGCCTTTGGTCGGTTTTCAACCCCAATCGGCACTACAAATTGCTCATCCTTGGACTCAACAATGCGGGCAAAACATCAATTTTGTACCACCTGCAACTTGGACACAGTATAGCGACACAACCGACACTTGGAGGGAACGTCGAGCAGCTGAGCATTTCGCATGGAtctaataataacaaaatcGAAGTTTCTTGCTGGGACCTTGGGGGTCAAGAGCAGCTGCGTGACTCCTGGCGCCTTTACTACGATCAAACGGATGCCGTAATATTTGTGGTGGATGCCGCTGACCCCTCCCGCTTTCCTGCGGCGCGAAGTGTTCTCCATAAAATATTAGCCAATGAACCACAACTCCGCCAGGCGGTGCTTTTGGTGCTGGCTAACAAACAAGATATGGAAGGAGCGGTGAGTCCCGCCGATCTCATCGAATCATTGGGGTTGGCTGCCGTAAATGATCGAACTTGGACACTGATGGGATGCAGTGCATCAAAAGGTGATTCTCTTCGGGAGGCTATGTCATGGATTGCGCAAAGGATAGGAGACCGCAGACCTGCGAGTAGTGCGTGA
- a CDS encoding mitochondrial exoribonuclease DSS-1: MTPRRVAKLVQFSGSYLNTEWARKFILGSLLQRYNPQSLTTVGSSAAGNSGEDASLDKELLHLQRSLSEVWSLPAQPLDAVSEGRILRLLARYATGEGVMLIEALTELSHVLSCIRGSPQRVESPIDMEELLLAIGYAKPGDNLRRVAFAGELQYPPSALAHMRAHLRDDMERDGSDPFDILRVVTHNPAYAIDSASTSEVDDAIGVYKDPVTGEECFVVYVSDATVYCPFDSPLEQLTARLLTTTTYLPEGVFFMLPKPIVDAATLREDRPCRTFDIRFQIDEVTGELKNYSVGVGWLHKLRRITYDEVQALYDEEAQVGNQHHHTERESTQASPAKREEGKKGMVASGGTSSCRPSWMTVEDESILRRIYRAAQKRYETRQLRAGDRFIHADLPEPLIKVGAGAQVLSVEDQIIGTRDARLAVAEMMIAANEVCSRVAQENHLSIPFRGTRELSLDHVAAKSYREPQGVVSVQSLDPQYVFFAEAMQRSIRQLSGVTRAVYFHTPIYHAGLDTHNYTHSTSPLRRYADMLVHHQLKVWLWRTSHCSSGGGVLHSAQKRSPVLIEQPIAEHTMATLCSMISSKQEQSSILQESSQRYWLLKHIKQNILTKSPHHRFICLVGDTRSVKCAPEYARFVVECSHDSPSQPDGGVHRTVPWAGRWKQRHHEYLYVSDIYITELQFAHVVLHSLPDVVVGAVVECEVREVHPTQGYLSLAIVKVWSGGDERRFEPLWKKCLLPSLDS; the protein is encoded by the coding sequence ATGACCCCTCGGCGCGTCGCAAAGCTCGTGCAGTTTTCTGGTTCTTACCTGAATACCGAATGGGCTCGCAAATTTATCCTCGGCTCCTTGCTGCAGCGCTACAACCCCCAATCCTTGACTACTGTTGGTTCCTCTGCTGCGGGGAATTCCGGTGAGGATGCTTCTCTTGACAAGGAACTGCTTCACCTCCAGCGCTCACTGAGTGAGGTGTGGTCACTTCCGGCTCAACCGCTTGATGCGGTGAGCGAAGGGAGAATTCTTCGATTACTCGCACGCTACGCTACGGGTGAGGGGGTCATGTTGATTGAGGCATTGACTGAACTGAGTCATGTGCTTTCGTGCATTCGTGGTTCCCCACAACGTGTTGAAAGCCCGATAGATATGGAAGAGTTGCTGCTGGCAATAGGGTACGCTAAACCGGGCGACAACCTTCGGCGTGTGGCGTTCGCGGGAGAGCTGCAATACCCTCCAAGCGCGCTTGCACATATGCGGGCACACCTCAGGGACGACATGGAGCGCGACGGTAGCGACCCATTCGACATTCTTCGTGTTGTCACTCACAACCCGGCATATGCAATCGATTCTGCGAGCACGTCGGAGGTTGATGACGCGATAGGAGTGTATAAAGATCCCGTGACAGGTGAGGAGTGCTTTGTGGTGTACGTTTCCGATGCTACCGTCTACTGCCCGTTCGATAGTCCACTGGAGCAACTCACCGCAAGGCTACTGACAACGACAACATACCTTCCGGAAGGTGTTTTTTTCATGTTACCGAAGCCGATAGTTGATGCTGCAACCCTACGTGAGGACAGGCCTTGCCGCACGTTTGATATTCGGTTTCAGATTGATGAGGTAACTGGAGAACTGAAAAACTATAGCGTTGGTGTCGGTTGGCTCCATAAACTTCGCCGCATCACGTACGACGAGGTACAAGCTCTGTATGATGAGGAGGCACAGGTGGGAAATCAGCATCATCACACCGAAAGAGAAAGCACTCAGGCTTCTCCTGCTAAACgcgaagagggaaagaaaggtatGGTAGCCTCAGGAGGCACATCATCATGCCGTCCCTCGTGGATGACTGTGGAGGATGAAAGCATCTTACGTCGCATCTACAGAGCTGCACAGAAGCGATATGAAACCAGGCAGTTGCGAGCGGGAGACCGTTTCATCCATGCAGACTTGCCTGAGCCGCTCATCAAAGTGGGCGCTGGGGCACAGGTACTTTCGGTGGAGGACCAAATCATCGGCACTAGGGACGCTCGACTGGCCGTTGCGGAGATGATGATCGCCGCAAATGAGGTTTGCTCTCGTGTGGCGCAGGAAAATCATCTTTCTATACCATTTCGCGGCACGCGAGAGTTGTCTTTAGACCATGTTGCAGCGAAGTCGTACAGAGAGCCGCAGGGCGTAGTATCTGTCCAATCTCTCGATCCGCAGTACGTTTTTTTCGCGGAGGCGATGCAACGATCCATTCGGCAGTTGAGCGGAGTCACACGAGCCGTCTACTTCCACACGCCCATTTACCACGCAGGTCTCGACACACATAACTATACGCACAGCACTAGTCCATTGAGGCGCTATGCAGATATGTTGGTGCATCATCAATTGAAGGTATGGCTCTGGCGCACTTCGCACTGCAGTAGTGGAGGCGGTGTGTTACATTCTGCACAAAAGAGGTCCCCTGTGCTGATTGAGCAACCAATAGCGGAGCATACTATGGCCACACTTTGTTCAATGATCAGTAGTAAGCAGGAGCAGTCAAGTATTTTGCAGGAAAGCAGTCAACGCTACTGGTTGTTGAAACACATTAAACAAAACATCCTTACGAAAAGTCCCCATCACCGCTTTATTTGTCTTGTTGGTGACACACGAAGTGTAAAGTGTGCACCCGAGTATGCGCGCTTCGTCGTCGAATGCAGTCACGACTCACCATCACAACCTGATGGTGGCGTGCACCGAACTGTTCCATGGGCAGGAAGGTGGAAGCAGCGACATCACGAGTATCTTTACGTTTCGGATATCTATATTACAGAATTGCAGTTCGCACATGTGGTTCTCCACAGTCTACCCGATGTTGTAGTTGGTGCAGTGGTTGAATGTGAGGTACGCGAGGTGCACCCAACCCAAGGTTATCTCTCACTAGCGATTGTGAAAGTTTGGAGTGGTGGAGACGAACGACGGTTCGAGCCACTTTGGAAAAAGTGCCTTCTTCCATCTCTGGACTCGTGA
- a CDS encoding oxidoreductase, putative, whose product MRRSATFLGLTALRSVAATGWRYHKQGAPERVLQYERYRIPFDRSGSQAVVKMLAAPVHRHDRAMIGGYCGPLRPTAFPQVAGVEGVGVVEEVGKGASLLLQEGDLVWVNNPTVGTWATHVVTDVENLDVVPNRADVDIEYLASLSLFHTAYHLTNSFVSLQPNDVVLQTGASSSIAQICQGYIRARGAKLFQTMQLGRTEHAHLLAFFKMRGAFAVVPYNYVRTNYMRRLLSDVPPPKLLLNHTCGNFASSLVNLLGDNGVCVTYGNTGGKPLQIANMDVIARGIKFKGFFLPHWIKSHTREARMRVHQNVVESMTISQGHGIFRAQRFKMDGDSIFAFSNAWDAPLGSRKPVLRMVGEYGEWRRPRSDQAAWNIGRAVWDDLLQQMWESAGTTENPQSMKYYTPFNDIYSQFHDGKQSKEMGHREVFFRRPNAPRHNAAESTH is encoded by the coding sequence ATGCGACGCTCTGCCACCTTCCTGGGGTTGACTGCTCTGCGGAGCGTTGCTGCCACTGGTTGGCGCTACCACAAACAAGGGGCACCTGAGCGGGTTTTGCAGTACGAGCGCTACCGAATCCCTTTTGATAGGAGCGGTTCTCAAGCAGTGGTAAAGATGTTGGCGGCCCCCGTCCACCGACACGACCGGGCCATGATCGGCGGGTACTGTGGGCCGCTTCGACCCACCGCATTTCCGCAGGTTGCGGGTGTTGAGGGTGTTGGAGTTGTTGAAGAAGTTGGTAAAGGGGCCTCACTGCTGCTTCAGGAAGGCGACCTTGTATGGGTTAATAATCCAACGGTGGGCACATGGGCCACACATGTTGTGACGGATGTTGAAAATTTGGACGTCGTGCCAAATCGCGCAGATGTTGATATTGAATACCTTGCTTCGCTCTCGCTTTTCCATACGGCGTACCATTTAACGAATAGTTTCGTGAGTCTGCAACCAAACGACGTAGTACTTCAGACAGGCGCCTCGTCCTCTATCGCTCAAATTTGTCAGGGTTACATCCGTGCCCGTGGTGCAAAATTGTTCCAGACAATGCAATTGGGACGCACGGAGCATGCACATCTTTTAGCTTTCTTCAAAATGAGGGGAGCATTTGCCGTCGTGCCGTACAATTACGTGCGAACTAACTACATGCGTCGGCTTCTTTCTGACGTGCCGCCACCAAAGCTTTTACTCAACCACACCTGTGGTAACTTCGCTTCCAGTTTAGTTAATCTTCTCGGTGACAATGGTGTTTGTGTTACATATGGCAATACAGGGGGAAAGCCGCTTCAGATCGCCAATATGGACGTCATTGCACGTGGTATTAAGTTCAAAGGATTCTTCCTTCCACACTGGATAAAGAGCCACACACGTGAGGCTCGGATGCGCGTTCACCAGAATGTTGTGGAGAGCATGACGATTTCGCAGGGCCACGGTATATTTCGGGCGCAGCGCTTCAAAATGGATGGCGACAGCATATTCGCCTTCAGCAACGCATGGGATGCTCCCCTCGGCAGCCGCAAACCCGTTCTGCGCATGGTGGGCGAATACGGTGAGTGGCGCCGACCCCGCTCAGACCAAGCCGCATGGAACATTGGTCGTGCGGTATGGGACGATTTACTGCAACAAATGTGGGAGAGCGCCGGAACAACTGAAAATCCTCAGTCAATGAAGTACTACACTCCTTTCAACGACATTTATTCGCAATTTCATGACGGGAAGCAATCAAAGGAGATGGGCCATCGTGAAGTTTTCTTCCGTCGGCCAAACGCCCCACGTCACAATGCGGCAGAGAGCACACATTGA